One region of Termitidicoccus mucosus genomic DNA includes:
- a CDS encoding RpiB/LacA/LacB family sugar-phosphate isomerase produces MTTKPSIILGCDEAACDLKNILKQYIMELGHEVEDAGTDNGVPVLYPDIALAVAEAVRTGRHPLGILLCGTGIGMAMSANKVPGVRAAQAHDPYSAERARKSNNAQIITIGARVVGPELAKMIVRSFLASEFEGGRSLPKVERMMQIEHLYRS; encoded by the coding sequence ATGACAACAAAACCATCAATCATACTGGGCTGCGATGAAGCCGCCTGTGATCTTAAGAACATACTCAAGCAATATATCATGGAGCTGGGCCACGAGGTCGAGGATGCCGGCACGGACAACGGCGTTCCCGTATTATATCCCGACATCGCCCTCGCGGTGGCGGAGGCGGTTCGCACCGGACGCCATCCCCTCGGGATTCTCCTGTGCGGCACGGGCATCGGCATGGCCATGTCCGCCAACAAGGTCCCCGGCGTGAGGGCGGCCCAGGCGCACGATCCGTATTCGGCGGAGCGCGCGCGAAAAAGCAACAACGCCCAGATTATAACCATCGGGGCGCGGGTCGTCGGCCCGGAACTTGCCAAGATGATTGTCCGGAGTTTCCTGGCATCCGAATTTGAAGGCGGACGATCGTTGCCGAAAGTCGAGCGAATGATGCAGATAGAGCACTTGTATCGTTCTTAG
- a CDS encoding glycosyl hydrolase, translated as MKRREFIKIGSLAGASLAVCQTGLFAKVPESGGAVAGDADAPELAKAFARVPDSARPGGYWWWLDGQVSRAGITRDLEEFAAKGIGSVLFVNSTNLGPRESRRKGVAFLSEEWMDLYKHAVREADRLGIEFGVNLSGGWCMGGPWIGPRDSGRWFLQSRMVVTGPQKFTGALPLPGNRDGYDKVFNPPGYKDYIDLPLEKLDYRDTCVVAFRDEAGEAARIGDKERLARLPAKTNRRDASNFTRARDVMGPALAPWAAHPDDKPVAPDDVVDLTSRMGPDGRLDWEVPPGRWVIVRTGHRMTGSRLMIAPPEADGLSVDWLASKPVDIQFEKLGRVFLEGGKVNGRNTLQYFCSDSFEDGFPNWTESILEEFEKRRGYDPRPYTPVLNGFIIGGAEISDRFLHDYRKTVADCMADRHYAYFGEKCHELGLEAQHESAGPSRSGTMCMDALKNLGRADLPMGEFWVGRQHEEPGGLDPKLGYGVTRLEDGQNKVTKMVASAAHIYGRRTASAEAFTSNRHWQDAPGMLKQAADRAFCEGINRLFMHTTTASRPEDGKPGYEYYAGTHFNPNATWWHHSGAFLKYIARCQHLLRQGLFVADVLYYTGDWAPNIVPPKQLDPSLGFGYDYDACNAEVLLARLSVSPEDGRLVLPDGMSYRLLVLPETDRMPVEVLEKIKVLVAAGATVSGPRPARDPGLKNYPGCDHAVDRMAREVWGDCDGKTRTMNRHGRGRVYWGVTPREILAKDGVGPDFACAENADAAARATGVANASGTGMDFIHRSTGDEEIYFVANQSGRAQTQDCSFRVGGRKPEIWNPLDGTMRAAAHREERGRTALSLEFAPFQSFFVVFPAKPSGLARQAGARNFPVQAPVRELSGPWTVKFDPAWGGPAEIEFARLEDWTMRAEDGIKHYSGSALYIKHFDYENDATAADDENARLMLDLGEVRDIAGVRLNGRDLGTVWTAPWRVDVTGVLRGGGNVLEIEVVNEWRNRLVGDAALPEERRLTRTNIPTDPKSPLLPSGLLGPVRLVSAKW; from the coding sequence ATGAAACGCAGGGAATTTATAAAAATCGGCTCGCTGGCGGGTGCATCGCTCGCGGTTTGCCAAACCGGGTTGTTTGCAAAAGTGCCGGAGTCCGGTGGAGCGGTCGCTGGCGACGCGGACGCCCCGGAACTCGCGAAGGCGTTTGCCCGCGTTCCGGATTCCGCGCGCCCGGGCGGTTATTGGTGGTGGCTCGACGGGCAGGTGAGCCGCGCGGGCATCACGCGCGACTTGGAGGAGTTTGCGGCGAAGGGCATTGGCAGCGTGCTTTTCGTCAACTCCACCAACCTCGGCCCGAGGGAGAGCAGGCGCAAGGGCGTCGCGTTTTTGTCGGAAGAGTGGATGGATTTATACAAGCACGCCGTGCGCGAGGCGGACCGGCTCGGCATCGAGTTTGGCGTAAACCTGAGCGGGGGCTGGTGCATGGGCGGACCATGGATCGGGCCGCGCGATTCGGGCCGCTGGTTCTTACAGTCGCGGATGGTCGTGACGGGGCCGCAAAAGTTCACCGGCGCGCTGCCGCTTCCGGGCAACCGCGACGGCTACGACAAGGTTTTCAATCCGCCCGGCTACAAGGATTATATAGATTTGCCGCTCGAAAAGCTGGATTATCGCGACACCTGCGTGGTGGCATTCCGTGACGAGGCGGGCGAGGCGGCGCGCATCGGCGACAAGGAGAGGCTCGCACGTTTGCCGGCAAAAACCAACCGCCGGGATGCAAGCAACTTCACGCGGGCGCGCGACGTGATGGGGCCGGCGCTCGCGCCTTGGGCGGCGCACCCTGACGACAAGCCGGTCGCTCCGGACGACGTGGTCGATCTGACCTCCCGCATGGGCCCAGACGGGCGGCTCGACTGGGAGGTGCCGCCGGGCCGCTGGGTGATCGTGCGCACGGGGCACCGCATGACCGGCTCGCGGCTCATGATCGCGCCGCCGGAGGCCGACGGCCTGTCGGTTGACTGGCTCGCAAGCAAGCCGGTCGATATACAATTTGAAAAACTCGGGCGTGTCTTTCTGGAAGGCGGAAAGGTCAACGGACGAAACACGCTGCAGTATTTCTGCAGCGACAGCTTCGAGGACGGGTTTCCGAACTGGACGGAAAGCATATTGGAGGAATTCGAGAAACGGCGCGGCTACGATCCGCGTCCCTACACGCCGGTGTTGAATGGTTTCATAATCGGCGGCGCAGAAATATCGGACCGGTTCCTGCATGATTATAGAAAAACCGTCGCCGATTGCATGGCCGACAGGCATTACGCCTATTTCGGGGAAAAATGCCATGAGCTCGGCCTTGAAGCGCAGCATGAGTCGGCCGGGCCGAGCCGGTCGGGCACGATGTGCATGGATGCGTTGAAAAATCTCGGGCGCGCGGACCTGCCGATGGGCGAGTTCTGGGTGGGCCGCCAGCACGAGGAGCCGGGCGGCCTCGACCCGAAGCTTGGCTACGGCGTGACGCGCCTCGAGGACGGCCAGAACAAGGTCACGAAAATGGTCGCTTCCGCCGCGCATATCTACGGGCGCAGGACGGCGTCCGCGGAAGCGTTCACGTCGAACCGCCACTGGCAGGATGCGCCGGGCATGCTCAAGCAGGCGGCGGACCGCGCGTTTTGCGAGGGAATCAACCGGCTCTTCATGCACACCACGACGGCGAGCCGCCCCGAGGACGGGAAGCCGGGCTATGAATATTATGCGGGCACGCATTTCAACCCGAACGCGACGTGGTGGCATCATTCGGGTGCGTTTTTGAAATACATCGCGCGCTGCCAGCATTTATTGCGGCAGGGACTGTTTGTCGCGGATGTTTTATATTACACGGGCGACTGGGCGCCGAACATCGTGCCGCCGAAGCAGCTCGATCCGTCGTTGGGCTTTGGCTACGACTACGACGCGTGCAACGCCGAGGTGCTGCTCGCGCGCCTGTCGGTGTCGCCGGAGGACGGACGGCTCGTGCTGCCCGACGGCATGAGCTACCGCTTGCTCGTGCTGCCGGAAACCGACCGCATGCCGGTCGAGGTCTTGGAAAAAATCAAGGTGCTCGTCGCGGCGGGCGCGACGGTGTCGGGGCCTCGTCCCGCGCGCGATCCGGGCCTGAAAAATTATCCCGGCTGCGACCATGCGGTGGACCGGATGGCCCGCGAGGTGTGGGGCGATTGCGACGGGAAAACGCGCACGATGAACCGCCACGGACGCGGGCGCGTCTATTGGGGCGTCACGCCGCGGGAAATTCTCGCGAAGGACGGCGTCGGCCCGGATTTCGCCTGCGCGGAGAACGCGGACGCCGCCGCCCGCGCGACGGGTGTCGCGAACGCGAGCGGCACGGGGATGGATTTCATACACCGCAGCACCGGGGATGAGGAAATCTATTTTGTCGCCAACCAATCGGGCCGCGCGCAGACGCAGGATTGCAGTTTTCGGGTGGGCGGGCGCAAGCCCGAGATTTGGAACCCGCTCGATGGCACGATGCGCGCCGCCGCGCACCGGGAGGAACGCGGGCGCACGGCGCTTTCGCTGGAGTTTGCGCCGTTCCAGTCGTTTTTTGTCGTGTTTCCGGCAAAACCGTCGGGCCTTGCCAGGCAGGCGGGCGCGCGGAACTTCCCCGTGCAGGCGCCCGTGCGCGAGTTGTCCGGCCCGTGGACGGTGAAGTTTGATCCCGCGTGGGGCGGCCCGGCGGAAATCGAGTTTGCGAGATTGGAGGACTGGACGATGCGCGCCGAGGACGGCATCAAGCATTATTCCGGATCGGCGTTGTATATAAAACATTTCGATTATGAAAACGATGCCACGGCCGCGGATGATGAAAACGCCCGGCTCATGCTCGATCTTGGCGAGGTGCGGGACATCGCCGGCGTGCGGCTCAACGGCCGCGATCTCGGCACCGTGTGGACGGCGCCGTGGCGCGTCGATGTCACCGGCGTCCTGCGGGGCGGCGGGAACGTGCTGGAAATCGAGGTGGTCAACGAATGGCGCAACCGCCTGGTCGGGGACGCGGCGCTGCCGGAGGAAAGACGCCTCACGAGGACAAATATTCCCACCGACCCGAAGTCGCCGCTGCTGCCATCGGGATTACTTGGCCCGGTGAGGCTGGTGTCGGCTAAATGGTGA
- a CDS encoding glycosyl hydrolase yields the protein MTRRIPGKFIGVLAAAIACLLSGATAQSADALERGFVRPPDAAKPATFWWWFNSNVNKAGITRDLEEFRAKGIGGVVLINSTTGFGTRPIPKGPAFLSPEWRELFRHAMREAERLGIEVGVNLSTGWCMGGPWIQPENSGRWFLQSSLVVEGPQKFSGALPLPGGRDGYDGARQLFIKDYVDLPLEKLDYRDTKIIAFPEPADAAEGVRLSGGRLKALQAKSNRLDASSHAFVREVMAPPLAPWKAEPGDRPLAARDVIDLTDKVGADGRLEWEVPPGRWVILRTGHRMTGARTAYALPEADGLEIDWLDEAGVEAQFAHLGKIFLEETAAAGVRAGRDGTLRYFHNDSFEDGFPNWTASMLEKFRRYRGYDATPWLPVFAGRIVGSAEASDRFLYDYRRTVADLMADGHYKRFEELCREHGLEAESEAAGPSWSATMCMDALKNLGRVSRPMGEFWQDNYRFVQNGQNQVGKMIATAAHVYGKRTASAEAFTTFAHWSDDPAALKPTADRAFCEGINRFVFHTSTATRPEDGKPGYEYGAGTHFNPNITWWNQAGAFLDYIGRCQHLLQSGLFAADVLYYNGDWAPNLVEPRHTPPGLGEGYDYDVCGTDALLTRLSVSPEDGRLVLPDGMSYRVLVLPDSDRMTVEVARKISDLVRAGATVIGPRPSQAPGLAGYPQCDAEVRAIAAEVWGDCDGRARTENKCGRGRVLWGKTERAALADAGVYPDFEYDTAAGSLDWIHRTVPGGAGEGGGAEIWFVVNRNAREDRVTCVFRAAGAQPEIWDPVTGERREAAEWWSEGGGSEACGLPARTVVPLAFAPRQSLFVVFRKPAAAKTAAPAQRVAGACNMPSLAPVQEISGAWTLAFDPAWGGPAQVEFASLMDWTLHRDEGIRHYSGTVTYTKKFDLEDGASATGGRRLFLDLGVVKNLATVRLNGAPLGTVWTAPWRVDITGAARRAGNVLEIDIVNLWPNRLIGDKYLPASQKFTRTNIPLKDDAALLPSGLIGPVRILQEKR from the coding sequence ATGACGCGACGCATCCCCGGCAAATTCATCGGTGTTCTTGCCGCCGCGATTGCCTGTTTGCTTTCGGGTGCGACCGCGCAATCCGCCGATGCGCTCGAGCGCGGTTTCGTCAGGCCGCCCGACGCCGCCAAGCCGGCGACGTTTTGGTGGTGGTTCAACAGCAACGTCAACAAGGCCGGCATCACGCGCGACCTTGAGGAATTTCGCGCCAAGGGCATCGGCGGCGTGGTCCTGATCAATTCCACCACCGGCTTCGGCACGCGCCCGATTCCGAAGGGGCCGGCGTTCCTGTCGCCGGAGTGGCGCGAGCTTTTCCGTCACGCGATGCGCGAGGCGGAACGGCTCGGCATCGAGGTGGGCGTCAACCTGAGCACCGGCTGGTGCATGGGCGGGCCCTGGATCCAGCCGGAAAATTCCGGGCGCTGGTTCCTGCAATCGTCACTGGTTGTCGAGGGGCCGCAAAAATTTTCCGGCGCGCTGCCGTTGCCGGGCGGCCGCGATGGCTACGACGGCGCGCGGCAGTTGTTCATAAAAGACTACGTCGACCTGCCGCTCGAAAAACTCGACTACCGCGACACGAAGATCATTGCGTTTCCCGAGCCGGCCGATGCGGCGGAGGGCGTGCGGCTTTCGGGCGGGCGCCTGAAAGCGCTCCAGGCGAAAAGCAACCGCCTCGACGCGAGCAGCCACGCTTTCGTGCGGGAGGTGATGGCGCCGCCGCTCGCGCCGTGGAAGGCCGAGCCGGGCGACCGTCCGCTCGCGGCGCGCGACGTGATCGACCTCACGGACAAGGTCGGCGCGGACGGGCGTCTCGAATGGGAGGTGCCGCCGGGCCGCTGGGTGATTTTGCGCACGGGGCATCGCATGACGGGCGCGCGCACCGCCTATGCGCTGCCCGAGGCGGACGGCCTCGAGATTGACTGGCTCGACGAGGCGGGCGTCGAGGCGCAGTTCGCGCACCTCGGAAAAATTTTCCTCGAGGAAACCGCCGCCGCGGGCGTGCGCGCGGGCAGGGACGGGACGCTGAGGTATTTTCACAATGACAGTTTCGAGGACGGGTTTCCGAACTGGACGGCGTCGATGCTCGAAAAATTCCGCCGTTATCGCGGCTATGACGCCACGCCCTGGCTGCCGGTTTTCGCGGGCCGCATCGTCGGCAGCGCGGAAGCCTCCGACCGTTTTCTCTACGATTACCGGCGCACGGTCGCCGATCTCATGGCCGACGGGCATTACAAGCGCTTCGAGGAACTGTGCCGCGAGCACGGCCTGGAGGCGGAGTCCGAGGCCGCCGGCCCGAGCTGGTCGGCGACGATGTGCATGGACGCGCTCAAAAATCTCGGGCGCGTGAGCCGGCCGATGGGCGAGTTCTGGCAGGACAACTACCGCTTCGTGCAAAACGGCCAGAATCAGGTTGGCAAAATGATCGCCACCGCGGCGCACGTTTACGGGAAGCGGACGGCCTCCGCCGAGGCGTTCACCACGTTCGCGCACTGGAGCGACGATCCCGCGGCGCTCAAGCCCACCGCCGACCGCGCGTTTTGCGAGGGCATCAACCGTTTTGTTTTCCACACCTCGACGGCCACGCGTCCCGAGGACGGCAAGCCCGGCTACGAATACGGCGCGGGCACGCACTTCAACCCGAACATCACGTGGTGGAATCAGGCGGGCGCGTTTCTCGACTACATCGGACGCTGCCAGCACCTGCTCCAGAGCGGCCTTTTCGCGGCCGACGTGCTTTACTACAACGGCGATTGGGCCCCGAACCTCGTCGAGCCCAGGCACACGCCGCCCGGCCTCGGCGAAGGCTACGACTACGACGTGTGCGGCACCGATGCGCTGCTCACGCGCCTGTCGGTGTCGCCGGAGGACGGGCGCCTCGTGCTGCCCGACGGCATGAGCTACCGCGTGCTCGTGCTCCCGGACAGCGACCGCATGACCGTCGAGGTCGCGCGGAAAATCAGCGACTTGGTGAGGGCCGGTGCGACGGTGATCGGGCCGCGTCCGTCGCAGGCGCCCGGCCTGGCCGGCTATCCGCAATGCGACGCCGAGGTGCGCGCGATCGCGGCGGAGGTGTGGGGCGATTGCGACGGACGGGCGCGCACGGAAAACAAATGCGGACGCGGGCGCGTGCTCTGGGGAAAAACCGAGCGCGCGGCGCTCGCGGACGCGGGCGTGTATCCCGACTTCGAATACGACACGGCGGCGGGATCGCTCGACTGGATTCATCGCACGGTGCCGGGCGGGGCGGGGGAGGGCGGCGGCGCGGAAATTTGGTTCGTCGTCAATCGCAACGCGCGGGAGGACCGTGTCACATGCGTGTTTCGCGCGGCGGGCGCGCAGCCGGAAATATGGGATCCGGTCACCGGAGAACGCCGCGAAGCCGCCGAGTGGTGGAGCGAGGGCGGCGGGAGCGAGGCGTGTGGTTTGCCCGCGCGGACGGTCGTGCCGCTGGCCTTCGCGCCGCGCCAGTCGTTGTTTGTCGTTTTCAGAAAACCCGCCGCGGCGAAAACCGCCGCGCCGGCGCAACGCGTTGCGGGCGCCTGCAACATGCCGTCGCTCGCGCCCGTCCAGGAGATTTCGGGCGCGTGGACGCTCGCGTTCGACCCGGCGTGGGGCGGCCCGGCGCAGGTCGAGTTTGCAAGTTTGATGGACTGGACACTGCATCGCGACGAGGGCATCCGTCATTATTCCGGCACGGTCACCTATACGAAAAAGTTCGATCTGGAGGACGGCGCGAGCGCGACCGGGGGCCGCCGGCTCTTCCTCGATCTGGGCGTGGTGAAAAACCTCGCGACCGTGCGTCTAAACGGCGCGCCGCTCGGCACGGTGTGGACGGCCCCGTGGCGGGTGGACATCACCGGCGCGGCCAGGCGCGCGGGCAACGTGCTCGAAATCGACATCGTGAATCTCTGGCCCAATCGCCTGATTGGCGACAAATACCTGCCGGCGTCGCAAAAATTCACCCGCACCAACATCCCGCTCAAGGATGACGCCGCGCTTCTGCCCTCGGGCCTGATCGGCCCCGTGCGGATATTGCAGGAAAAACGCTGA
- a CDS encoding glycosyl hydrolase — protein sequence MKSLAAALSVRVVLPACLLLAMSAFPVAPVRAAAPPSLEQDFVTPPDEARPWVFWFWSDGNITREGITADLEAMRSAGIGGVLIMEVDQGVPKGPVRMMTPEWRAMFAFAASEAKRLGLGLIMNNDPGWTGSGGPWNTPENSMQKVVWTERRVTGPRVFDGELEQPETVRDFYRDIAVLAFPTPAAETRAVRDLRPVLTTNTAAGGGLAVLIDGDKTTGVLLDRPENRGEWPLARLDFPGPFEACAFEVAVSFAQRGAGRVLCELQASDDGRVFREVARAEANAAPRVFAPVRAAVFRVVLSGNDASLDGLRVDEVALSSAFRIDGHAAKSGLGLAASPEEPPAAGEGLVVSKKKILDLSPFLRGPRLRWEVPEGDWTILRLGRTSTGKTNYPAPADARGLEVDKLSADALDGHFEGFLGKLVGDAEAAGAGAETFAGFHIDSWEVGYQNWTPRFREEFRRLRGYDPLPWLPVLTGRAVGDAALSERFLWDMRRTISDLLNENYAGRMAALAHGHGRIFSLEGYRNGPFDPLSYAGRADLPVAEFWAGPDPDNLHPSVKAMASAGHIYGRTVIGAEAFTASDLQSRHRLHPYAAKAVGDAAFCAGINHFIVHRYSMQPWTDGREPGMTMGPWGWEYERTATWWGQAARPWHEYLARCQHMLRQGTFVADLCYLQDEEGIKNPPLRAEVLPAPPPGHDYDFCSAEVVLERMSVKDGRLVLPGGMSYRVLVLPRQRLMTPTLLRRIRDLVRDGATVLGEPPLRAPGLENYPACDDEVRALAAELWGDCDGARVRVRAFGKGRVIRGCEPGEVLAGPDFSYSLNGYDNGAAARVRHIHRSTPGREIYFVANLEPEAADIVASFRVDGLRPELWRPETGAMEAAPVYDCETVGGEGCVRLPLRLGPRESVFVVFARDRLAEASRLVSVAGFADARAGRPLAGGGASGDGAAPRGTAGSFTLAAWVKPGAEMDVPPEDFGGTAALHVARNDLLHPPQGAETFREPGVAGTGLAVGRNVICVLEHGAFHFPAVLVHRASITDWTHVAVVWQDGRPSLYVNGRLARTGLKSLRDARGYIPAWRDAAAGKFKGEHSVPQLFDRALGEQEILALMRSTPVRAAEAPPVEDGVAKTASAARMFAPGGLSVDGGEPVAWLAGAGRHEGRRADGRTVVFETGPLPEALRLEGPWRLHFPEGRGAPPEIVLPDLASWSGHAEPGVRYFSGTATYMADFELPAGLSGEVRRLWLDLGVVREIARVRLNGRDLGVLWKPPFRVDVTGVARAGANTLEIDVTNTWVNRLVGDELLPSDREWTRVPRRRGFALKAWPDWFLRGERSPAGRITFTTWKHYEKDAPLPPSGLLGPVVIQPVARAVSRPR from the coding sequence ATGAAATCTCTCGCCGCCGCCCTGTCCGTCCGTGTCGTCCTGCCCGCCTGCCTGTTGCTCGCGATGTCCGCGTTTCCCGTCGCGCCGGTCCGCGCCGCCGCGCCGCCGTCGCTTGAGCAGGATTTCGTCACCCCGCCCGACGAGGCGAGGCCGTGGGTCTTCTGGTTTTGGTCGGACGGCAACATCACGCGCGAGGGCATCACCGCCGATTTGGAGGCGATGCGGAGTGCGGGCATCGGCGGCGTGCTCATCATGGAGGTTGACCAAGGCGTGCCCAAGGGGCCGGTGCGGATGATGACCCCGGAGTGGCGGGCGATGTTCGCCTTTGCCGCGTCCGAGGCGAAGCGGCTCGGGCTGGGGCTCATCATGAACAACGACCCCGGCTGGACCGGCTCGGGCGGCCCTTGGAACACGCCGGAAAACTCCATGCAAAAAGTGGTGTGGACGGAGCGGCGCGTGACCGGCCCGCGCGTGTTCGACGGCGAGTTGGAGCAGCCGGAGACCGTCAGGGACTTTTACCGGGACATCGCCGTGCTGGCGTTTCCCACGCCGGCGGCGGAGACGCGCGCGGTGCGTGATCTCCGGCCCGTGCTCACAACGAACACGGCGGCGGGCGGCGGACTCGCCGTGCTCATCGACGGCGACAAAACCACGGGCGTGCTCCTGGACCGCCCGGAAAACCGCGGCGAGTGGCCGCTGGCGCGGCTGGACTTCCCCGGGCCGTTCGAGGCGTGCGCGTTCGAGGTCGCGGTCTCCTTCGCGCAACGCGGGGCGGGCCGCGTGCTGTGCGAGTTGCAGGCGTCCGACGACGGGCGCGTTTTCCGCGAGGTCGCGCGAGCGGAGGCCAACGCCGCGCCCAGGGTGTTCGCGCCCGTGCGCGCGGCGGTTTTCCGCGTGGTCCTCAGCGGCAACGATGCCTCGCTCGACGGCCTGCGCGTGGACGAGGTCGCGCTATCGTCGGCGTTCAGGATTGACGGACACGCCGCCAAGTCCGGGCTCGGGCTCGCGGCCTCGCCGGAGGAGCCGCCCGCCGCCGGCGAGGGGCTGGTTGTATCCAAGAAAAAGATACTCGATCTTTCGCCGTTCCTTCGCGGTCCGAGGCTGCGGTGGGAGGTGCCGGAGGGCGACTGGACGATCCTGCGCCTCGGCCGCACCTCGACGGGCAAGACCAATTACCCGGCGCCCGCCGATGCGCGCGGGCTGGAGGTGGACAAGCTCAGCGCCGACGCGCTCGACGGGCATTTCGAGGGCTTTCTCGGGAAGCTCGTCGGCGACGCGGAGGCGGCGGGCGCGGGTGCGGAGACGTTTGCCGGCTTCCACATCGACAGTTGGGAGGTGGGCTACCAGAACTGGACGCCGCGCTTTCGCGAGGAGTTCCGGAGGCTGCGCGGCTACGACCCGCTGCCGTGGCTGCCGGTCCTCACGGGGCGCGCCGTCGGCGACGCCGCGTTGAGCGAACGCTTCCTGTGGGACATGCGCCGCACGATCTCGGACTTGCTCAACGAAAACTACGCGGGCCGCATGGCCGCGCTCGCGCACGGGCACGGGCGGATTTTTTCCCTCGAAGGCTACCGCAACGGTCCCTTCGATCCGTTGTCCTACGCGGGCCGGGCCGACCTGCCGGTGGCCGAGTTCTGGGCGGGCCCCGACCCGGATAACCTGCACCCGAGCGTGAAGGCGATGGCCTCCGCCGGGCACATTTACGGGCGGACGGTCATCGGGGCGGAGGCTTTCACGGCCTCCGATTTGCAAAGCCGCCACCGGCTGCACCCCTACGCGGCCAAGGCCGTCGGCGACGCGGCGTTTTGCGCGGGCATCAACCACTTCATCGTGCACCGCTACTCGATGCAGCCTTGGACGGACGGACGCGAGCCGGGCATGACGATGGGCCCGTGGGGCTGGGAATACGAACGCACCGCCACGTGGTGGGGGCAGGCCGCCCGCCCGTGGCACGAATACCTCGCGCGCTGCCAGCACATGCTGCGCCAGGGGACCTTTGTCGCGGACCTGTGCTATTTGCAGGACGAGGAGGGCATCAAAAACCCGCCGCTGCGCGCCGAGGTGCTGCCCGCTCCGCCGCCGGGGCACGACTATGATTTCTGCTCCGCCGAGGTCGTGCTGGAGCGCATGTCCGTGAAGGACGGGCGCCTCGTGCTGCCCGGCGGCATGAGCTACCGCGTGCTCGTGCTGCCGCGGCAGCGGTTGATGACGCCCACGCTTTTGCGCCGCATACGCGACCTCGTGCGCGACGGCGCGACGGTGCTCGGCGAGCCGCCGTTGCGCGCGCCGGGCCTCGAGAATTATCCCGCGTGCGACGACGAGGTGCGCGCGCTCGCGGCGGAACTGTGGGGCGATTGCGACGGCGCGCGCGTGCGCGTGCGGGCCTTCGGGAAGGGGCGCGTGATCCGGGGTTGCGAGCCCGGCGAGGTGCTGGCCGGCCCGGACTTTTCGTATTCTTTAAACGGATACGATAATGGGGCCGCCGCGCGCGTGCGCCACATCCACCGCTCGACTCCGGGACGCGAGATCTATTTCGTGGCCAATCTGGAGCCGGAGGCCGCGGACATCGTGGCGTCGTTCCGCGTGGACGGGCTGCGTCCGGAGCTGTGGCGGCCCGAGACCGGGGCGATGGAGGCCGCTCCGGTGTATGATTGCGAGACCGTGGGCGGGGAAGGGTGCGTGCGGCTGCCGTTGAGGCTGGGACCGCGCGAGTCGGTTTTTGTCGTGTTTGCAAGGGACAGGCTGGCGGAGGCGTCGCGGCTGGTCTCCGTCGCGGGATTCGCGGACGCGAGGGCGGGGCGTCCCCTGGCCGGCGGCGGCGCGTCCGGCGATGGCGCGGCGCCGCGCGGCACGGCGGGATCGTTCACCCTCGCGGCATGGGTGAAGCCGGGGGCGGAGATGGATGTGCCGCCCGAAGATTTCGGGGGCACGGCGGCGCTGCACGTTGCGCGCAACGACCTGCTCCATCCACCGCAGGGCGCGGAAACGTTTCGCGAGCCGGGGGTCGCGGGCACGGGCCTCGCCGTGGGGCGCAATGTCATTTGCGTGCTTGAGCACGGCGCGTTTCATTTCCCCGCCGTGCTCGTGCACCGGGCGTCCATCACGGATTGGACGCATGTCGCGGTGGTGTGGCAGGACGGTCGCCCGAGTCTCTATGTCAACGGGCGCCTGGCGCGCACGGGCTTGAAGTCACTGCGGGACGCACGCGGCTACATCCCCGCCTGGCGCGACGCAGCCGCGGGAAAATTCAAGGGCGAGCACTCCGTTCCTCAATTGTTTGACCGTGCCCTGGGCGAGCAGGAGATCCTCGCGCTCATGCGCTCCACGCCGGTGCGGGCGGCGGAGGCTCCGCCGGTGGAGGACGGGGTGGCAAAGACGGCGTCCGCGGCGCGGATGTTCGCGCCGGGCGGGCTTTCCGTGGACGGCGGTGAACCCGTGGCATGGCTCGCCGGCGCGGGGCGGCACGAGGGCAGGCGCGCCGACGGGCGCACGGTTGTGTTCGAGACCGGTCCGCTGCCGGAGGCGCTGCGGCTGGAGGGACCATGGCGGTTGCATTTCCCCGAGGGCCGCGGCGCGCCACCGGAGATTGTGCTGCCGGATTTGGCATCGTGGAGCGGACACGCCGAGCCGGGCGTGCGGTATTTTTCCGGGACGGCCACATATATGGCGGACTTCGAGCTTCCCGCCGGGTTGTCGGGCGAGGTGCGCCGCCTCTGGCTGGATCTGGGGGTGGTGCGGGAAATCGCGCGGGTGCGCCTGAACGGACGCGACCTCGGCGTGCTGTGGAAGCCTCCGTTCCGCGTCGATGTCACCGGCGTGGCGCGCGCGGGGGCCAACACGCTTGAAATCGATGTCACCAACACGTGGGTGAACCGACTGGTCGGCGACGAGCTGCTTCCGTCTGACCGCGAGTGGACGCGGGTGCCGCGCCGCCGTGGCTTCGCCCTGAAAGCCTGGCCGGACTGGTTTTTGCGCGGGGAGCGCAGTCCCGCCGGGCGGATTACCTTCACCACGTGGAAACATTATGAAAAAGATGCGCCGCTCCCGCCCTCCGGCCTGCTGGGTCCCGTCGTCATCCAGCCTGTCGCGAGGGCCGTCTCGCGTCCGCGATGA